A stretch of the Jeotgalibacillus haloalkalitolerans genome encodes the following:
- a CDS encoding b(o/a)3-type cytochrome-c oxidase subunit 1, which translates to MLAAGERKLALWNMGVAYTAFLIGTLAGLLQVFIRNDQLELPAWLDYYQILTAHGVLLALIFTTFFIFAFFISGMSKSLGAFGPKVLLWNWIGFLVMLAGTILATVMIVIGEASVLYTFYAPLMANPWYYVGLALFVVGSWIMGFALVGHYMKWRKANRGELSPLFAFMTVSTIALWVIACLGVVATVLFQYIPWAFGWVDTINVELSRTLFWYFGHPLVYFWLLPAYMAWYTVVPKILGVPVFSDSLARLAFVLFILFSIPVGFHHQLMEPGISDFWKFLQVVLTFMVILPSLMTAFSMFANFERAGRKNGGKGLFGWFTKLPWKDLRFTSIFIAMAFFIPGGAGGIINASFQLNEIVHNTLWIVGHFHITVGTPVAMTFMGLTYWLIPYLTGRKFSNTMKKLGFIQIGLWAVGMLLMSTAQHILGLLGAPRRTAYSNYNGHESALEWFDGILTNHVTMAVGGSILFLSAMLLLYIVIMSAFVSPKAVEPHEFVEFPLAESDKRATPKILENWLVWIGIAFVLIIIAYAIPIAQMIQHAPPGSRGFITW; encoded by the coding sequence ATGCTGGCAGCTGGAGAACGTAAATTAGCGCTTTGGAATATGGGTGTCGCCTACACCGCATTTTTAATCGGAACACTTGCCGGTTTACTTCAGGTATTTATCCGGAACGACCAACTGGAGCTCCCGGCATGGCTGGATTACTATCAGATTCTAACGGCACACGGCGTGCTACTTGCACTTATCTTTACGACATTTTTCATTTTTGCATTTTTTATTTCGGGTATGAGTAAAAGCCTTGGCGCGTTCGGTCCAAAAGTGCTGCTCTGGAACTGGATCGGATTTCTGGTGATGCTTGCAGGAACGATTCTTGCGACAGTCATGATTGTGATTGGGGAAGCATCCGTTCTTTATACGTTTTACGCACCTTTAATGGCAAACCCCTGGTATTACGTGGGTCTCGCTTTATTTGTAGTCGGCTCCTGGATCATGGGATTTGCACTCGTTGGCCACTATATGAAATGGAGAAAAGCAAATCGCGGTGAACTTAGTCCTCTCTTTGCCTTTATGACGGTCTCGACAATCGCTCTATGGGTCATTGCATGCCTGGGTGTGGTTGCGACAGTCTTATTTCAGTACATTCCCTGGGCATTCGGCTGGGTGGACACGATTAATGTCGAATTAAGTCGTACGCTGTTCTGGTATTTCGGGCACCCGCTCGTTTACTTCTGGCTGCTGCCTGCTTATATGGCATGGTATACAGTCGTGCCGAAAATTCTTGGCGTACCCGTCTTCAGTGATTCATTGGCGCGTCTTGCGTTTGTCCTGTTTATCCTGTTCTCCATTCCTGTCGGCTTCCACCATCAGCTGATGGAGCCCGGGATCTCTGATTTCTGGAAGTTCCTGCAGGTGGTGCTCACCTTCATGGTCATACTTCCATCTCTGATGACTGCATTCTCTATGTTTGCAAACTTTGAACGCGCTGGACGGAAAAATGGCGGGAAAGGGTTATTCGGCTGGTTCACAAAGCTTCCGTGGAAGGATCTGCGGTTTACATCCATTTTCATTGCCATGGCTTTCTTCATTCCGGGAGGCGCCGGCGGAATCATTAACGCAAGCTTTCAGCTGAATGAAATCGTGCACAACACGCTCTGGATCGTCGGACACTTTCATATTACCGTTGGAACGCCTGTTGCGATGACTTTTATGGGGCTGACTTACTGGTTAATCCCTTATCTGACCGGCAGAAAGTTCTCGAACACAATGAAGAAATTAGGCTTTATCCAGATCGGATTATGGGCAGTTGGCATGCTGTTAATGAGTACAGCCCAGCATATTCTCGGCCTGCTTGGCGCCCCGCGACGTACTGCGTATTCAAACTATAACGGTCACGAATCTGCACTGGAATGGTTTGATGGCATTCTGACAAATCACGTCACCATGGCCGTCGGTGGAAGCATTCTTTTCCTTTCAGCTATGCTGCTGCTTTATATCGTAATCATGAGCGCATTCGTCTCACCAAAAGCTGTTGAGCCGCACGAATTTGTAGAGTTTCCGCTCGCTGAAAGTGATAAACGGGCAACACCGAAAATACTCGAGAACTGGCTTGTATGGATCGGTATTGCATTCGTACTCATCATCATCGCGTACGCCATCCCAATTGCCCAGATGATCCAGCATGCACCACCGGGGTCAAGAGGATTTATCACATGGTAG